The proteins below come from a single Argentina anserina chromosome 1, drPotAnse1.1, whole genome shotgun sequence genomic window:
- the LOC126788609 gene encoding L-2-hydroxyglutarate dehydrogenase, mitochondrial codes for MKTRLLKLLMKSVGNRNYCLSSGVPRERVDCVVIGAGVVGLSVARELALRGRQVLVLDSAPTFGTVTSSRNSEVIHAGIYYPPNSLKARFCVRGRELLYKYCSQRQIPHKQIGKLIVATGPSEIQKLHYLMDCGIKNGVHGLKMMEGSEAMRIEPELRCSKALLSPVSGIVDTHSLMLSLVGDAENGGTIFSCNTTVIGGHVEQGELCLHISQTKHLEMCNGNTSLQPEIVLIPKLVVNSAGLSAPALAKRFDGLQSAVIPTAYYARGCYFTLSNTGICPFKHLIYPIPEDGGLGVHVTLDLNGQVKFGPNVEWIDGIDDVSSFLNKFDYSVCTSHMKLFYHEIKKYYPNLKDESLEPGYAGIRPKLSGPRQPPVDFLIQGEDIHGITGLVNLFGIESPGLTSSMAIAEHIATM; via the exons ATGAAAACCAGGTTGCTGAAATTGTTAATGAAAAGTGTGGGGAATCGTAACTATTGTCTCAGCAGTGGAGTCCCAAGAGAGAGAGTAGATTGCGTGGTGATTGGAGCAGGTGTAGTTGGATTATCAGTAGCCAGGGAGCTCGCCTTAAGAGGCCGACAGGTCTTAGTCTTAGACTCTGCTCCCACCTTCGGTACTGTCACCAGTTCTCGCAATAGCGAAGTCATCCATGCCGGCATCTACTACCCTCCTAATTCCCTCAAG GCACGCTTTTGCGTAAGAGGAAGAGAGTTGCTGTACAAATATTGCTCTCAGCGTCAGATTCCTCACAAGCAAATTGGTAAACTAATTGTTGCCACTGGACCTTCTGAGATTCAGAAGTTGCATTATTTAATGGATTGTGGGATTAAAAATGGAGTTCATGGTCTGAAAATGATGGAGGGTTCCGAAGCCATGAGAATAGAACCCGAATTGAGATGCTCGAAAGCCTTACTGTCACCAGTTTCTGGGATTGTCGACACACATTCCTTGATGCTTTCTTTGGTG GGTGACGCTGAGAATGGCGGCACAATCTTCTCCTGTAACACAACTGTAATTGGTGGCCATGTAGAACAAGGTGAATTGTGCCTTCATATTTCTCAAACCAAGCATCTTGAAATGTGCAATGGAAATACTTCACTGCAACCggagattgtactcattcctaAGCTTGTAGTGAACTCTGCTGGCTTGAGTGCCCCTGCTCTTGCTAAGCGATTTGATGGCCTCCAAAGTGCAGTTATTCCCACTGCTTATTATGCTCGTGGCTGCTACTTCACCCTCTCTAATACTGGAATATGTCCTTTCAAACATTTGATATATCCTATACCAGAAGATGGTGGCCTTGGAGTGCATGTGACTTTGGATTTAAATGGTCAGGTCAAGTTTGGCCCCAATGTGGAATGGATTGATGGTATTGACGACGTTTCAAGCTTCCTGAATAA GTTTGATTATTCTGTATGCACGAGTCACATGAAGCTTTTTTACCATGAAATAAAGAAGTACTACCCCAATCTAAAAGATGAGAGCCTCGAGCCAGGTTATGCAGGGATTAGACCGAAGCTTTCAGGTCCTAGACAGCCTCCCGTTGATTTTTTGATACAG GGAGAGGATATTCACGGAATAACTGGTCTTGTCAACCTTTTTGGAATCGAGTCACCTGGCTTAACTTCAAGCATGGCAATTGCCGAGCACATAGCCACAATGTAG